In one window of Temnothorax longispinosus isolate EJ_2023e chromosome 11, Tlon_JGU_v1, whole genome shotgun sequence DNA:
- the LOC139821662 gene encoding uncharacterized protein — MMPLEHKIPMIPGPKGAYSFTRRKVGKKLWGPKLEFDLSDPYCHETKFPYEPLHDEHLFEFFSRPINQRCLLKADLITDGMDVKCSLRDYNGYRKYLRQVHADRIKRELRRRDRLFVERTALRFAEDQARKEAERLKEREKLASERQRLVQQQLFQEELRIRKLKERACRTRRRLKLLRLIKQEERRLINIKYEKRAEQIRQKCKIATEITRRKVIDTLVDWKKKDKARKKAKEKRLLDIEQRKQKEMEERWRKKQQFQERDIAKQKVLLQRIDIRRQKFIEDYNERINKETAKMKSNAMRKD; from the exons ATGATGCCTTTGGAGCATAAAATACCTATGATACCTGGACCGAAGGGCGCTTACAGCTTCACGCGACGCAAAGTAGGAAAGAAATTGTGGGGGCCAAAATTAGAATTTGATCTGAGTGACCCTTATTGCCACGAGACCAAATTCCCTTATGAACCCTTGCACGACGAACATCTGTTCGAGTTCTTCTCTAGACCAATTAATCAGAGGTGTCTACTGAAAGCTGACCTAATCACGGACGGTATGGACGTGAAGTGTTCGCTGCGCGATTACAATGGGTATAGGAAATATCTGAGGCAGGTACACGCTGATCGTATAAAGAGAGAGCTGAGAAGAAGAGACCGTCTATTCGTCGAGAGAACAGCTTTACGTTTCGCTGAGGACCAGGCGCGCAAAGAAGCGGAAAG attgaaggagagagagaaactggCCAGCGAGAGACAGCGCCTCGTGCAGCAACAACTGTTCCAGGAAGAATTGAGAATCCGGAAGCTAAAAGAGCGAGCGTGCAGGACGAGACGTAGATTGAAATTGTTAAGGCTTATTAAGCAAGAAGAACGAAGAttgataaacattaaatatgaaaaacgGGCCGAGCAAATTCGgcagaaatgcaaaattgcgACGGAGATTACTCGACGTAAAGTAATCGATACGCTGGTGGATTGGAAGAAGAAGGACAAAGCGCGAAAGAAAGCCAAGGAGAAGCGACTATTGGATATCGAGCAACGGAAGCAGAAAGAAATGGAAGAAAg ATGGAGAAAAAAGCAACAGTTTCAAGAAAGAGATATTGCGAAACAAAAAGTTTTACTACAGCGTATAGACATTCGTCgtcaaaaatttatagaggATTATAACgagagaataaataaagagaCAGCAAAAATGAAAAGTAATGCTATgagaaaagattga